The proteins below are encoded in one region of Selenomonadales bacterium:
- the carA gene encoding glutamine-hydrolyzing carbamoyl-phosphate synthase small subunit, with protein MQAKEGFLVLLDGTIFSGTRFGDWREVTGETVFNTSMAGYQEVLTDPSYAEQIIVLTYPLVGNYGIAPGFAESSRIHAAGLVVAEACSRPMHWTHTQNLDSFLKFNRTAGLAGVDTRALTRHLRTHGTLPGQFVSSQDAATQAVHALRTFRRSQDLAALAGTRQPYRAKDTGTWHVTLVDFGAKASIIDSLAALDASITVVPSTSSAREILAQNPAAVVLSNGPGDPKDSAQAVATTRDLLPHVPMFGICLGQQILALACGGDTYKLKFGHRGGNHPVKDLATGRTVMTAQNHGYAVTSTPAAQFDVTHVNVNDNSVEGIAHRTLPAFAVQFHPEASPGPREAAHLFGKLRAMASKERECILA; from the coding sequence ATGCAGGCAAAAGAAGGTTTTCTCGTTTTGCTGGACGGCACTATTTTCTCCGGCACTCGGTTTGGCGACTGGCGTGAGGTCACCGGTGAGACGGTGTTTAACACCAGTATGGCCGGCTACCAAGAGGTGCTTACCGACCCCTCTTACGCCGAACAGATTATCGTGCTGACCTATCCTCTCGTCGGCAACTACGGCATCGCGCCGGGCTTTGCGGAGAGTTCGCGCATCCATGCCGCAGGTCTGGTAGTGGCCGAAGCCTGCTCTAGACCTATGCACTGGACACACACGCAAAACCTCGACAGCTTCCTTAAGTTTAACCGCACCGCAGGCCTCGCCGGAGTTGATACGCGCGCTCTGACACGCCACCTGCGCACACACGGCACACTGCCAGGCCAGTTTGTGAGCAGCCAAGACGCCGCCACACAAGCGGTACACGCGCTGCGCACGTTTCGCCGCAGTCAGGATCTAGCCGCCCTAGCCGGTACGCGACAGCCGTATCGCGCCAAGGACACCGGCACATGGCACGTGACACTCGTAGATTTTGGTGCCAAGGCCAGCATCATCGATTCCCTCGCCGCGCTTGATGCCAGCATTACGGTTGTCCCTAGCACCAGCTCTGCACGCGAGATATTGGCACAAAACCCCGCCGCCGTTGTTTTATCTAACGGCCCGGGCGACCCTAAGGACAGCGCGCAGGCAGTCGCGACCACGCGCGATCTACTTCCTCATGTGCCTATGTTCGGCATTTGCCTAGGCCAGCAAATACTAGCCCTCGCCTGCGGAGGCGACACCTATAAACTCAAATTTGGGCATCGCGGCGGCAACCACCCCGTCAAGGACCTCGCCACCGGCAGAACTGTGATGACGGCCCAAAATCACGGATACGCCGTGACCTCTACCCCTGCCGCGCAGTTTGACGTCACCCACGTCAACGTCAACGACAACTCCGTTGAGGGCATTGCCCACCGCACGCTCCCCGCTTTTGCGGTGCAGTTTCACCCCGAAGCCTCGCCCGGGCCACG
- the wrbA gene encoding NAD(P)H:quinone oxidoreductase produces MLRLAVIYYSAFGTNYTLAKWAEEAGKAAQAEVRLLKVRELAPEGVIDGNPAWKAHYEATRDIPIASPEDIAWADAIIFSTPTRFGNMASQMKQFLDTTGGIWFQGKTVNKVVSAFTSAQNLHGGQEQTLLSLYTMMYHWGAIVVAPGYTDAAVFKAGGNPYGTSVSVDDAGNMKEDVRDAVVHQTNRTLQIAGWLKKGMRT; encoded by the coding sequence ATGTTAAGACTTGCTGTAATTTACTACAGCGCTTTCGGCACGAACTACACCTTAGCTAAGTGGGCGGAAGAGGCAGGCAAGGCGGCGCAGGCAGAAGTGCGCCTGCTGAAAGTGCGCGAGCTTGCGCCAGAGGGAGTTATCGACGGCAATCCAGCTTGGAAGGCTCACTACGAGGCGACTAGAGACATCCCCATAGCATCTCCTGAGGACATTGCTTGGGCAGACGCGATCATCTTCAGCACGCCGACCCGGTTTGGCAATATGGCCTCACAGATGAAGCAGTTCCTTGATACTACCGGTGGGATTTGGTTTCAGGGTAAGACGGTTAACAAGGTGGTTAGCGCCTTCACGTCGGCCCAAAACTTGCATGGTGGACAGGAGCAGACCCTGTTATCGCTGTACACCATGATGTATCACTGGGGAGCAATTGTAGTCGCCCCGGGATACACCGATGCGGCAGTGTTCAAGGCCGGCGGGAACCCGTATGGAACCAGTGTTAGCGTTGACGATGCCGGCAACATGAAGGAAGATGTGCGTGATGCCGTGGTTCACCAGACGAATCGAACCCTGCAGATTGCAGGTTGGTTGAAAAAGGGGATGCGGACGTAG